The Agarilytica rhodophyticola genome has a window encoding:
- a CDS encoding RNA polymerase sigma factor — MAIENKTALEELFQNHSSGLVRFLSRKMKSTEDAEDIAQNAFIRIQRVASTGELDNLKAYLYQTASNLAIDQLRREKLHNNYVNQETSKHLTQDEGSPSLSDQCTPDRLLTAQRQLKEIKRAMDNLPVKCRQAFLLHRNKGLSYSEIAHEMSVSVSSVEKYILQSLKVCRKTLTKTGEGQLF, encoded by the coding sequence ATGGCTATTGAGAATAAAACCGCATTAGAAGAGTTATTTCAGAATCACAGCTCCGGACTTGTTCGTTTTTTAAGCAGAAAAATGAAAAGCACCGAAGATGCTGAGGATATCGCACAAAATGCATTTATCCGGATTCAACGTGTTGCAAGCACAGGTGAACTGGATAATCTGAAAGCTTACCTCTATCAAACCGCCTCTAATCTCGCAATCGACCAGCTGCGAAGAGAAAAACTACACAATAATTATGTCAATCAGGAGACAAGTAAACATTTAACTCAAGATGAAGGTAGCCCAAGCCTATCAGATCAATGCACTCCTGATCGTCTTTTAACCGCCCAGCGTCAGTTGAAAGAAATAAAAAGGGCAATGGACAATCTTCCCGTGAAATGCCGACAAGCGTTTTTGCTGCATCGAAACAAGGGTTTATCATACTCAGAAATTGCCCATGAAATGTCGGTATCAGTATCTAGTGTAGAAAAATATATCCTACAATCATTAAAAGTTTGCCGCAAAACTTTGACAAAAACAGGTGAAGGGCAACTTTTTTAG
- a CDS encoding TonB-dependent receptor — protein MSVLSVMLMCRDALAGTNDSFQFDIPKQALTRSIIEIGKVSEISIIVPSHLLNGIKAKQLDGVYTPKQALEILLRPTDLTFRAINRKVIAIVPKPKDDSSDPITEYSVEELVIIGRQVTGSFLDRTDLHGSSPIDIITGHELRISGSQSVAEFLRFIPAVSGNSTSTAISNGGDGTATVTLRGLPANNTLVLLNGIRINAQGLNGDSVDLNSIPSAAVDRIEILKDGASATYGTDAIAGVINIVLKKEYDGFQLEQYYGSSYKNDLETASTHLLWGKSGDKGAFLISAQHFDQNGIFSRERSVSANADGRPQGGVDERSTATPNSRITLNDGSTVTLDEATINTPTPRYRDATKDDLFNFFSQTSTISPSLRQSVFLSGHLALSDTSTLSLDASYNKTKATITLASTPIFTAFESEPITVSRDNIFNPFGEDITDVRRRVLELPPRQQENTSEAKRISITLDGLLNEAVWKINGNWSRTSARESVANLLSLPRTAQALGPSSNCPGTDLNGCQPLDLFGPLGSINEQQLAFIRSSSSNRGVTSLKGITGSINDSIFELPAGPIQAAVGFDIRREKIESVPTGENALSENIGNPLGSETVGSRSIYEVFLETHLPIIKYRPGVYSFDIEAALRHSKYSDFGNNTSPKFGIRYRPAANVLIRSTYSEGFRAPSLGELFAGDFQSQLPLVDPCSTLVSIASLPGCIGQTDDTRTQYLTTFLGEPNLAPETSRSYNIGIVWTPRFNKDLHISIDQFNIDQRNIVSSDAQLILDRNALFGDFSDLVVRDTNGEITNLFSPFINIGERKISGIDTTIRYIYKFKNKGYLNYTLNTSYLQEYAFKLDSNSPFENLAGTFEDAANEGSGALPKWKANTGVFFAYKIFEFNYSINYISSVSEEIPRSRTNERRTISSWVTHDTQATFKLGKRKNIKLTFGADNIFNKAPPFSAAAFNDNYDGRTYDIRGQFLYTRLVYLY, from the coding sequence ATGAGCGTGCTGTCAGTGATGCTTATGTGTCGCGACGCGCTAGCAGGCACCAACGATTCTTTTCAGTTTGACATTCCCAAACAAGCTCTGACACGCTCCATTATTGAAATAGGTAAGGTGTCAGAGATCAGTATTATCGTCCCGTCTCACCTACTCAATGGCATAAAAGCAAAACAGTTAGATGGCGTATATACCCCTAAACAAGCGTTGGAGATATTACTTAGGCCGACCGACTTAACATTCCGTGCGATTAACCGCAAAGTAATAGCAATAGTACCAAAACCAAAAGACGATTCTTCAGATCCAATAACTGAGTATTCGGTGGAAGAGTTAGTTATTATTGGTCGTCAAGTGACAGGATCATTTTTAGACAGGACTGATTTGCACGGGTCCTCGCCCATTGACATTATCACCGGTCACGAGTTGAGAATTAGCGGCTCACAAAGCGTTGCCGAGTTTCTCAGATTTATTCCAGCAGTGTCAGGAAACTCAACCAGTACGGCAATTAGCAATGGTGGCGATGGCACGGCAACAGTCACGTTACGGGGCTTACCAGCCAACAACACACTGGTTCTTCTCAATGGCATACGCATTAACGCACAGGGCCTTAATGGTGACTCAGTAGATCTCAACAGTATTCCATCTGCTGCTGTAGATCGCATTGAAATACTTAAAGATGGCGCTTCAGCCACCTATGGTACCGACGCGATCGCTGGGGTTATTAATATTGTTCTCAAAAAGGAATATGATGGTTTCCAGCTAGAGCAATATTACGGCTCTAGCTACAAGAATGACCTCGAAACCGCGTCAACTCATCTCCTATGGGGTAAATCCGGAGATAAAGGCGCGTTTTTGATATCTGCACAGCATTTCGATCAAAATGGTATATTCAGCCGCGAGCGCTCAGTTTCGGCAAATGCAGATGGACGGCCACAGGGAGGAGTGGATGAACGCTCTACTGCAACACCCAACAGTCGAATTACCCTTAACGACGGCTCAACAGTCACCCTGGATGAAGCTACTATCAATACCCCAACTCCACGTTACCGTGACGCCACTAAAGATGATTTATTTAACTTCTTCTCGCAAACCTCGACGATTTCTCCATCACTGCGTCAAAGTGTTTTTTTAAGTGGGCATTTGGCTCTATCTGATACCAGCACACTAAGCCTCGATGCCAGTTACAATAAAACTAAGGCGACTATTACCCTCGCTTCAACCCCGATATTCACTGCATTTGAAAGTGAGCCGATTACAGTTTCTCGAGATAATATATTTAATCCTTTTGGTGAAGATATTACAGATGTAAGAAGAAGGGTACTGGAGCTGCCCCCTAGACAACAGGAAAATACGTCAGAAGCCAAACGCATAAGTATCACACTCGATGGCCTTTTGAATGAAGCCGTGTGGAAGATAAATGGCAACTGGAGCCGCACATCTGCTCGTGAATCAGTGGCAAATTTACTTAGCCTGCCACGCACTGCTCAGGCACTTGGGCCAAGTAGTAATTGCCCGGGAACGGATCTTAATGGCTGCCAGCCACTTGATTTATTTGGGCCGTTAGGAAGTATTAACGAGCAACAGCTCGCCTTTATCAGATCGTCTAGCTCAAACAGAGGTGTCACCTCTCTAAAGGGTATCACCGGGAGTATCAACGATAGTATTTTTGAATTGCCAGCCGGCCCAATCCAAGCCGCCGTTGGCTTTGACATTCGTCGTGAAAAAATAGAATCCGTTCCCACCGGAGAAAATGCCTTATCCGAGAATATTGGTAACCCTCTTGGAAGTGAGACAGTCGGTAGTAGGAGTATTTATGAGGTATTCCTTGAAACTCACTTACCTATTATTAAATATCGTCCCGGAGTTTATAGTTTTGATATTGAAGCCGCATTAAGACACTCTAAGTACAGCGACTTCGGCAACAATACCTCACCTAAATTCGGCATTCGCTATCGTCCAGCAGCTAATGTATTAATACGCTCAACCTATTCTGAAGGTTTTCGGGCACCTAGCTTGGGTGAATTATTCGCGGGTGATTTTCAGTCCCAACTCCCCCTTGTCGATCCCTGTTCAACACTGGTAAGTATTGCCAGCCTGCCAGGCTGTATTGGGCAAACAGATGATACTCGCACACAATATCTGACAACTTTTTTAGGCGAGCCAAACTTAGCTCCGGAAACGTCGCGTAGCTACAACATAGGCATCGTTTGGACACCTCGCTTTAACAAAGACCTGCACATTAGTATTGACCAATTTAATATTGATCAGCGCAATATCGTCAGCTCTGATGCCCAACTTATCTTGGATCGCAATGCATTATTTGGCGACTTCTCAGACCTTGTTGTGCGCGATACAAACGGGGAAATTACAAATCTTTTCTCGCCTTTTATTAACATTGGTGAACGCAAAATATCCGGCATCGATACAACTATTCGCTACATATATAAATTTAAAAACAAAGGCTATCTCAATTACACTTTAAACACTTCATACTTACAAGAGTATGCATTTAAACTCGACAGTAATAGTCCTTTTGAAAATCTAGCAGGTACATTTGAAGATGCAGCCAACGAAGGCAGTGGTGCACTGCCAAAATGGAAGGCTAATACAGGAGTTTTTTTCGCTTACAAGATATTCGAGTTTAATTACTCTATTAATTACATCAGTAGTGTTAGTGAAGAAATACCACGCAGTAGAACTAACGAAAGACGCACCATAAGTAGTTGGGTAACACACGATACACAAGCAACGTTTAAACTTGGAAAAAGAAAGAATATCAAATTAACATTCGGCGCGGACAATATTTTTAACAAAGCGCCGCCCTTTTCTGCCGCCGCGTTTAATGATAATTATGATGGTCGAACATACGATATACGAGGACAGTTTCTTTATACCAGGCTCGTATATTTGTACTAA
- a CDS encoding FecR family protein — protein MEKQNSHKGNLLDEAEAWIVKLRSEDVTVDDKRAFSAWLNTSRDHIRAFDEAYNLWENLGAAKFLPEEVLINYQQQASSDEMSFAGTLESFYRRFVSPWQISIAVTCLLAVFIFSNDLTTTPSNLAPVRYETAVGETRQVSLSDGSIIELNTNSILDVQITNEKRLLNLVEGEAFFSVAPDKNRPFIVDFGKGSATAVGTAFNVYRKASNTAITVTEGIVAVRESADLAVPNPEARHITENQQVKVGNRGVGPTRNVHPDYQLSWRDKTVVFNNTSLRLALQELNRYLVMPVNIQKSNLSDLNVTGTFSLDSPDETLDALVATFDLTKTTSSIDNTLYLSDE, from the coding sequence GTGGAAAAACAAAACTCACATAAAGGAAATCTCCTTGACGAAGCCGAAGCTTGGATCGTAAAGCTTCGTTCCGAAGATGTAACTGTTGATGATAAGCGTGCGTTTTCTGCTTGGCTTAACACATCCAGAGATCATATACGCGCATTCGACGAAGCGTATAATCTCTGGGAAAATTTGGGTGCGGCTAAATTTTTACCTGAAGAAGTGCTCATCAACTATCAGCAACAGGCTAGCTCAGATGAAATGAGTTTTGCTGGCACATTAGAAAGCTTTTATCGACGTTTTGTTTCTCCCTGGCAAATAAGCATCGCTGTTACATGCTTGCTAGCAGTATTCATTTTCAGTAACGATCTTACCACTACCCCTTCGAATCTAGCTCCTGTGCGCTATGAAACAGCCGTGGGCGAGACGCGTCAGGTGAGCTTAAGTGATGGTTCAATCATCGAGCTCAATACTAATTCCATCTTGGATGTGCAGATCACTAATGAAAAGAGATTGCTCAATCTGGTTGAAGGTGAGGCATTTTTCTCTGTTGCTCCTGATAAAAACCGGCCTTTCATAGTTGATTTTGGCAAAGGCAGCGCAACAGCGGTAGGAACAGCATTCAATGTCTACCGAAAGGCGTCCAATACGGCTATTACTGTGACTGAGGGCATTGTTGCAGTAAGAGAAAGTGCCGATCTTGCCGTACCTAACCCCGAAGCTCGCCATATTACCGAAAATCAGCAGGTAAAAGTGGGTAATCGAGGTGTTGGCCCTACTCGCAATGTCCATCCCGATTATCAGCTAAGCTGGCGTGATAAGACCGTAGTATTTAACAACACCTCTTTGAGACTAGCACTACAAGAACTCAATCGTTATCTTGTTATGCCTGTTAATATACAGAAGTCTAATCTCAGCGATCTTAATGTAACAGGAACTTTTAGCTTAGATAGCCCCGACGAGACTCTAGATGCACTTGTCGCCACCTTCGACCTTACAAAAACAACCTCCTCTATTGATAATACCTTGTACCTTAGCGACGAATAA